Genomic DNA from Polyodon spathula isolate WHYD16114869_AA chromosome 8, ASM1765450v1, whole genome shotgun sequence:
ATATTTTGGTATCATATACTGGAGGAACAATACAGATGAagactgtattgtttaaaaattgtTGTATTAAATGAGATGTACTCATTTACTTAGCACTGCCATGCTTTTGCTTTGATTCACTGTGCTTTGTCATTCCATTAGACATTCTTTAAAagaatacaggtttgactgtgttAAACAACGCCCAAAATTTTACAGTAGTGGCATGTTATGTTCCTTATTGTGTTGTAATTTTCATTACATCTCCCATATTACCACCACCCACTGCTCTTATTACACTGGCAGTGCCGTATAATTCCTGCACAGGAGTGTGTTTTTATTGCAAGGAAACTAATTAACAGGTTACCAAGAGTAAACAAACATGAAGGCAAATGTAAACACAGTGAATATGCTGTCCCAGTTAAACTCCAGAATAACCAATTACAATACACCAGACAGAAATTTCTGAAATGATTCCCCACCACTAAACTCTTATATGAGGGAAGTGGTCTAGGTGTAATGAAACAATATTACtaatttgattaataataattgtgatcatGTTTCATTTCTATCTTGTGAAAGTGTTTAGATTATTTATCATGTGAAGAATTAAACTTGACACCAGCTTGACAGTTATGTGATACCGCAGGTAATCAATTGACAATTTTTAtgtccctgggtgtcagctttgCTCCTCAGGAGCTGGGCTATATTGGGAAGTGGAAGCTTCTCTTCCTGTGTTCCTTCTCTTTGGCACTCACTGGCACTACTTGTGAGAGACTCCGATTCTGTAGAAAAAATTTAATGTACACTTAAAACACACTTGTTTTCCTTGGCTTTTGGTAATGAACCGTTTTTTAGTATAGCATAATGGATGtttcacatgtatttatatactgtaatggcTTTTGTGTTAACTCTCTTTTAAAAATCTGATGTTATTATGTATCTGATGTCAGTAACAATTGCTGATGTACGTAATGCTATGTACAGCGCTTTGAGATGCTCTACAGGAAAagcgttatataaaaaaaaaaaaatgattgattgaATTTCCCCAGAGgcctggttattttatttttcacccactaagtaaaatattataaacaaGCTAATTCCAGGTTAATACAGCAGGAGTATTCCAGTAAGGTAGGTTGTAATGTGCAACCTTACCTGCTTTATGAGTAAAGCAGATTAGACTAAATACAGATTGTAAGAGGAAGATCAAAGGCAGGTGCCTTTGATGAAGTGTTTTTAACAACATGCTGTAACCTGCAGGTGACTGTTGCACAGACTTGTCATTGAGCCAGAATTGCAATGAGTCATAGAACTGCATTCTGTTTAGTGAACCTCTTTGAGTACTTTCAGTACAATAATGGACTCCACTGTACAGTAATGATGAGACATTAAGAGATAGGCACATCTGTGTAATGCTTAGACTCTGGAACTCCAAAAACAATGTAACTTTTTGGACTGTTTCACTAGTCTTAAAGTCTACAATTAAAAAGTTTCTTCAGCGTTCGAAAAAGTGTTCCTGGGTTCAGAAACTCTGACCAGTTTTCCAGTTTCagttttaacccattaagtgccactgGCCTCATTTGAgcacaggctactttgtaatttttggagcattttttacTGACATCtacctgttttcattttctctAACTACTGTTATGATAAACTTACTCACATTTTGTCAAccacaaaagttaagtctaaatgtaactgttaattctgaaaataaagcccttcagatgcttttatgatgcctcaatatcaaataagaaactgaagcctacagtgatgataaagctcaaTTTTCTAAGTGTTGAGATTCGAAGCAGcgttgtagccaaaacaaaggatttgAAAACTTTGTGTGAAGAAATATTGActtagaatgtatcaaattatataaatacagcttgtgttctgaattttaaaaataaaaaattaatttaagttttaattttaaaaattaaaacttaaattagAACTTGAAAAATGTAGTTATGTTTCACGAGGAAAGAATGCATAGCTATCAAGTTGCCTCGACAGCTGACCTATTaactaacaaaaagaaaccaaatagTTTGAATTCCTATGAGAAATACCGGTGCTTTAGAGAATCGACATTTGTTTGAAAGGTGTGACAccattgtatttttaaaggaaCCCACATATGTAATGCTTAACGCTTTTGCAGATGTTTTACAGCCAGATTCAAGAATCAAACTTAACGTGTACAGCAGAGATTTACTAGAAACATATCTCTCGATTCACTAAGAACGGGTAAAAAGGTTCATTCAAAAATGGATTATTaggatttcattatttaaaaaggttcattcaggtctcattGAGACTGAGAGAAAATTACAAAGATAAACCAAAATTAGAAATAATCAAGCTGTAATTACAATTGCAATACCTTAAATTATGTAAATGCAACAAACCAGTTAGGAAAGCGAGTCCACTGAGCAATTACCGCATGGTAATGGGGGAGGGGCGTTGAGTATAAGCAGTAACTCAGGAGGCAGATTCTCATGGCACAAATTAACTTGTAGTGCTATTTAtttcaatctatatatatatatatatatatatatatatatatatatatatatatatatatatataattaccatTAACAGATGACCTCGTTTTTTAAGTTCCATactatttttagaaaataaaacgttTTATTTTGATGGTGTTTGAACATTTGCGAATTGGGTTACAAGCACGGGTTTGTCTAAAAGTACAACAACGACATTAAACAAATGTACCTTTAGGCTACCCGAGAGCAGCTGTGCCTTTGTGGATCAAACGATTTGCTTGCTGCAGGTCCGATGTTAACCTCTGCCTAGGCTGTGCTTATTAACATCTTAGTTTTGACCGAAACTTGAAGTCAGTCGGCTTTCAAGTTGATAACAATGGGTTGCTTCTAAATGTTGGAGCAACTTTTACCTCCGTTTGGAATATCCCAGTATCAGCTGTTTCCGCATTCCGTGTGTTCACACAACGGGTTTCACCTGATCGGCGACAAACACACAACCTAAAAGGATTGAATCCTAAACTTTGTAAGGGTTGGCTGGTTCGGTGATtcgtttttagtttgtttgcttgTGATCTCTTTAGCTCGTTTCCTCGCATGCGGTGCAGCTTGCATTAGGATGGAAGCGTTCTTTCGAAGGTACCTGCCTTGCCTAGTCAAACTGTGGGACTGGATGTGGCCCGGCGCAGAGGATCCCGGCAGCCGCCCTGCTGAGATCCGCACTGTAGCAGGTGACATCAAAATCCCAGCACCTGCAAGAAAGACGTCGGCGCCGCTCTACGCGGCATTGTATGATTTTACAGCCAGGAGTGAAGAGGAATTGACTGTTAAAGAGGGTGATAAACTCTCGGTGATAGAAAAACAAGGGGAGTTCGTGCTAGCCAAAAAACTTTCAGGTTCTCTGGAGTCGGGATTAGTGCCTGCCACCTACGTGACTCTCATTCAGGACGAATTTGCTAATAACCCGTAAGTACAATAGGCTGTTCTGGTTTAAATTCGcgtttttattgtaatttgtattttatttgtaagtaAATTATACTGTACTATAACTGTTTGGGCCTATATTAGGCAGGCATCGGGGATGTAGAATATTAGAAATTAGATCTAATTTGGCTGTGGTAAAAACCAAGATGTACCCATCCACCCACTCTCCCTCTATTGATCAAAAGATGTTTTTTACAGGAACCACGCCCATTAAGAATGACACAGTACAATATTCTTCTATTGTTACGCCATTTAGCTTTAAGCAGGATGCACATATTGTTTACCAGCAGACAGAACAGTGTCACAATGAACATATGTGTCATGgttgaatattatttatttatttatttttgtggtagAATATTCTATCATTGTTGAGATTCTAGTTTCTACCAACGTTTTCATGTACACCAGGGACAGTAACTGTACCCTGGCAGAGCGGTTTGATCAACTAGGTGTTTACAATAAGCTTAGTCACACCTGATCTTACTTCTGTTAACAGTACAGGTCACAGTCACAGGCTTTTAAGCTCAATGTAAAGCATGGTATGGCTCCCACAGCTAAGCAGTTTAATTTGCACCTCTGAAAGGGATCAGAGAGTAATAATAATCATACGCAACTAGCAACACAGCAAGATATCCCTTTAAAATATAAACCCAAGATAACATCTTTGTTAGAAGAGACAATTAAGCAGCACAAGTTACCGGTACACCTTGTAACTTTTGTAGGCGCATACATTCTAGATGAAACTGATCCTTGTGATGGAAGTATGCAaactacacacaatgtattatgtGAGGGCACTCAGTTCTGAATTATGAACAACAATGCATGCATACTTGACTGCTATGAATGGAGAATTAATTTCAGGATCTGATATTTCAGATGCATTACACTGGTTCATTATGATCTGATCAAGGTTTTAGGGTGAGATTTACTAACCTCTGGGAAGTTATTTTTGCATTTGTCAAGTagtcattttgtgtgtgtgtgtgtgctttcttttAGTTGGTATTTTGGAAATGTGAGCAGAAAAGATGCAGAAAAACTGCTAATGTCCCCTGTGAATAAACCAGGCGCATACCTGGTACGCATTAGTGAAAGTAACAGTGATGAATATTCTCTATCAggtaagtgttttatttctgcttacTTACACATGTTTAGGTATCTGGTGTTGCATACAACATATCATGACTTCTCTGCTCCTCATGCTCCCTGGTTCAGTATTGAAGCAGGTCAAACCAACAAAGTGGAACGTTCCACTAACTTATGAACCTGGAACCAAAGAGACACGGCAAAACAGCATACGAGTTACTGAGGAACAATATTACAAATCCCAATATCGAGCCACAGAACTAGGAACACATtcatacaaatgtaaaataaatactattaaaattgcatttgtaGCTATAGGTCCTTTACATTGTAGGTTAATCTAAAGCTACATTACAACAAAGTGCAACTTGTACCAAGCTTGTGGAGACTAAGTGCTGTGGAAAACATGGGAAAATGAACCGTATTATATTGCTTTGTGGCTGTCACTTTCCATCGCCAGGGCAGTTGCATAGCATTCAGTCCAATAAGAACAGATTCATGGACCATGTCAAATATGGGGGTCTGCTACCAACTCTCTGAAACTCAAGAATAACATTGaaggtatatttaaaatgtgagaaatAAGACTTTCACAGCACAGTTTGAATTAAGTATATTTGCTGAAAGGAAGTGGTTAACCGCATGCTGGTGGTATTGGTCAGCTGCAAGACATGCAGTGTAAATGTATCGTCATAGTATGGGCTTCtgctttaaatacaaaactagacCTTAAAGATCAAGCTTACCTAGTTTGGAGAtggtaggtaaaaaaaaaaaaaaaaatatgtgtacaTTTTGTACCATTGCCGCCTTGTGTCCAATGTTTCCTTTCTAGTTTGCATGACTAGGAGTGTTTTTACAGTGTATAATTAAATTAGAAGCGCTGCTCAATTCAAAACTTTACATAGGGAAGAATAGAAGCATAATTGCATAAAAGTAGGTGGCATAATTGGTGTGAATTGTCTTCACAATGCTTCATAGATGCATGTGGGGGTTTCAGAGGTTTAATTACAGCGAGTCAGTGAAAAGTCCAACTGGCTCATCTAAAAtccattttcaaatgcttttCTTTGTTCTGCTTCACGTGTCTAGTTGGTTCCTGACTCCTCCTGTGTGTGTTCCTGCTATAGCTTCTTGCTGACTGGTCTGCAAAGAGGGGTCAGTAAGAGACCAAGGCAAGCCGTGTCAAAGTACATGTGAAAGAACTGAGTGAAACATCACTTCCTTTTACAAGTTCAAATACTGCACTCAAAACTGCTccaaaaacaagcatgtcagtgacaccCATCCCTTTAAAATTGGGGCTATCAATAACATGGTGCTTGCCATGACTTTTATTCTCTTTGTTATCATGTAAAATTGGAAGTCAGAGAGACAGACTGATCCTCTCAATGGCTTGTGCATAAGAAGGTCCTTTTCAGATTTCACCATAACTCAATAAGGGGTTCTGTAGATCAATGTAAAACATGTACGTGCGACTGACAGACAACCTCCGTATACCCCTTGATTGTGATGCATTCAGTTCCCATAATGCTTCTTGCCTGCTCCACCCCCTGTCCTAAGGACGCTCTCATCTATCTGAAAAGCAATTTCCTATATACCAAGTTCAATTCTAAATAACCCATTAACACTTTATAGAAATACCATTGTCtcatttgtaaaatgttgtttgtttgtttttttctgtagttcGAAATGAGACCCAACCCAATCATTTTCGAATTTACAGAACGCACACAGGCGATTACTATATTGCACAGAACAAACATTTCCCCTCCCTTGATGAGCTGATAAATTACTACCAGAGCCACTGGAAGAGTCTAGGGGTGCTATTGGGCCAGCCTTGTACACAACAGGTATGACCACTGTCTTCAAATATTTATCAAGTTACCTGTCAGCCATTACTAGTAAGTGTCTTATCCAGGAGAAGCTATTGTAAAGCATCAATGCTTCCCTGATATAGATATAGAGTCAGAACATGCACTGAGGATTTcttgggccacattttcaaagcagtttcctgtattgttttaatgaactgattttgaaaagaagaaaatcatgttaatgttataaaataatgaacaaaacacattgatAGTGCATAAGAGAACATGAAACATATACatcttagttttgtaaaatgaacagatgttTAACTCAAAGTCTTActacctctttcaaaaaacaggatcTAATTAAAGAACTGCAGTAAACGATTTGAAAGTATGGCCCCCTGTGTTTTATCAAGCCCGCTCAGACATGTCAGTGTGTGCAGTACGCTGTGCAAAGTTGTGCTGCTGTTTGTATGCTGAGCAGTCTTTTTCACCCGCACACATATGCACGACCAGTGTGCTTGAGGGAAAGGGTTGACGTTCAGCTTGGTTTTCCAGAAGGAGCAGTTTGATGGAGATTTCTGGGAGAGGCCCCGGGAGGAGTTTGTTCTCCAGGAAAAACTCGGGGAGGGCCACTACGGAGAAGTCTGGTCGGGAGTTTGGAAAAAGACAAAGAAGATGGTGGCCATTAAAATGCTGAAACAAGGTGAGCTCTCTAAGTTGTATGTGAAGCAGAACGTGTAAATAATGATTTAAAGGGGTTATAGACATTTGGATAATTCCTTAAATGTTGCCATGCAGatttttgaaagaagcacatttatttatttgaaatgataTCCAGTATCATACAAGGATACAAGTCAAGTATGTAATAcattattgcaaaataatattgTCAGGAGCTTGATACCATTTTGATTAAACCAGACATCAGCTGTTAGTCAAAAACAAGTAAAGACCAATTGTTTCTGTGGTAAAGAGTTTGCACAAAACCAATCATACTACTGTTTCACAGTTCTGAGGTTGTGTGGAAGCAGTTTTAAAGACGTGTCATTGCCTAGAATGGATATGTTCCCATTTTTAATCTGATGCAAGCTGACAAACAAACTGCATGCAACGTGCC
This window encodes:
- the LOC121319299 gene encoding tyrosine-protein kinase Srms-like codes for the protein MEAFFRRYLPCLVKLWDWMWPGAEDPGSRPAEIRTVAGDIKIPAPARKTSAPLYAALYDFTARSEEELTVKEGDKLSVIEKQGEFVLAKKLSGSLESGLVPATYVTLIQDEFANNPWYFGNVSRKDAEKLLMSPVNKPGAYLVRISESNSDEYSLSVRNETQPNHFRIYRTHTGDYYIAQNKHFPSLDELINYYQSHWKSLGVLLGQPCTQQKEQFDGDFWERPREEFVLQEKLGEGHYGEVWSGVWKKTKKMVAIKMLKQEDMKQDEFVKEVQALKSLHHPKLIELYAICTRGEPVYIVTELMSKGNLLVYLNSAEGRQLLLAHLVYMASQVAEGMAYLEDRKIVHRDLAARNVLVGDNLVCKVADFGLARIIKDDVYSVSASTKIPVKWTAPEATSFHKFSVKSDVWSFGVLLYEIVTYGKMPYEGMTNKEVINMLNKGYRLPCPENCPITIYKIMLDCWKDTGMERPSFHALRSQLEAIYSKLYYNQLES